The nucleotide sequence TCAGGGCCGGACCCACGCCGCCCTGACCTTCGGCCCCGTGACAACCCGCGCAGCTGCCCCCGAAGAACTGCTGTCCGGCCTCTGCCGAGCCGCCCGCAGTGCCCTCAGCGCCCTCGCTGCCCGCAGTGCTGCCACTCTGCTCGCCTGCACCAGCCATTGCCCCGGCACCTGCCGCCGCAGCCCCCTCAGTGCCTTCTGCCCCAGTGCCTTCTGCCCCAGTACCTTGTGCCGCAGTGCCCTGGGCCGCGTTGCCGCTCGTCTGACCCGACGCCATGCCGGTTTCGTCGGTGGCGCCGGGCTGCTCGGTGGTGGTGGCCGCGCCGCTGCTGTCGCCGGTCTGGGCGGCGGCGGTGGGCGGCTGGGTGGAGTCGCCCGAGACCGTCGGGGTGAACATCATGCGCGGAATGGCGATCAGGAGGGCGACGCCGACAATCAGGCCGAGCATCACACCCAAGGCCCAGGACAGGGCATTGCCCGCCGTCCAACGGTTCTGGCTCATCTTCATGGGGTACAGCATACGGCCTACCGCATGGTCAGGCTGTCCCGCAGGTCACAGCAGACGCTCGGGCGGGGCCGCGTCCTCATCTTCGGGCCACCACTGCCGCCGGGCCAGGTCACAGCGGCCCGTGTCGTCGAATTCGACGCCCTCGGCCCGCAGCAGTTCCTCCTGAAGTTCACCGAGGCCCAGCTTGTGCGTGCTGACCCGGCCCTGGGCATTGATGACGCGCTGCCAGGGCACCTCTCCCTCCTTGAGCACCCCGTTCATGATGAAACCCACCTGCCGCGCCGCGCCGGGCTGCCCGGCCAGCAACGCCAGTTGGCCGTAGGTCATCACCCGGCCCGGCGGAATGCGGGCCACCAGCGCCAGCACGCGCTGACGCAGGTCGGAAGGGGAAGGCGCAGTCCCGGTCATGTGCCCGCGAGTCTAGCCGCTTTATCGGTCCAGCCGGAAAAGCTCCAGGTCCGGCGTCGGCTCCCCCAGGATGTGGGCCGTGAGCAGCCGCGCCGCCTGCACGCTGTAGGTGATGCCGTTGCCGCCGTACCCCAGCGCGAACAGCAGCCTGGAACCGGGCTGGGGGCCGATGTAGGCGAGGCCGTCCTTCGTCTCCCCGAAGGTGCCGGCCCAGGCGAAGGCCGTTTCGAGTTCGTGGCCGAGCAGCCGACCCATTTTGCGCTCCAGTCGCCGCTTTTTGCGTTCCAGCGCCCGCTGACGACGGGCCGGGCTGTGAAAATCGTCGTCCTCTCCGCCCACCACCACGCGCCCGTCGGAGGTGGTGCGGGCATAGAGGTAGGGCCGGGCCGTTTCCCAGATGAGGCACCCCTCGGGCCAGGGGTCGTGGGCCAGCGGCTCGCTTGCCAGCGCGTAACTGTTTTTGAGGGACGCCAGCCGCCGCCCCAGGAACTGCTCGGCCTCGTAGCCACTCGCCACGACCGTGTGCCGTGCCCGCACTTTCGGCCCCCGGTCGGTGTGGGCCACGAAACCGCC is from Deinococcus wulumuqiensis R12 and encodes:
- a CDS encoding MGMT family protein is translated as MTGTAPSPSDLRQRVLALVARIPPGRVMTYGQLALLAGQPGAARQVGFIMNGVLKEGEVPWQRVINAQGRVSTHKLGLGELQEELLRAEGVEFDDTGRCDLARRQWWPEDEDAAPPERLL
- a CDS encoding c-type cytochrome, which produces MKMSQNRWTAGNALSWALGVMLGLIVGVALLIAIPRMMFTPTVSGDSTQPPTAAAQTGDSSGAATTTEQPGATDETGMASGQTSGNAAQGTAAQGTGAEGTGAEGTEGAAAAGAGAMAGAGEQSGSTAGSEGAEGTAGGSAEAGQQFFGGSCAGCHGAEGQGGVGPALNQAATWSDAEFTTALREGRTPEKELSPVMPRFTEAQLSAQQVADVHAYVKSLY